Below is a window of Impatiens glandulifera chromosome 2, dImpGla2.1, whole genome shotgun sequence DNA.
ATACTTCAAAACTAACAGTTGTTGTCTTAATAATTCAAAAACAGGCTCAAATGCTTCACATGTTCGTTCAAATTCCTACCGTAGATTAAAAATGTCATCAAAGAAGACTAAGACAAACTTCCTTAGGTGAGGTTTTAAAACTTCATTCATAATCCTTTGAAATGTTGAAGGGGCATTGGTTAACCCAAATGACATTACTATTTACTACAAATTCATAATGCCCTTCATGAGTTTTAAAAGCAGTCTTACAAATGTTACCTTCATGCATTCTCACTTGAGGATAACCCGAACGTAaatctagtttaaaaaaaatacatctaCATGTAATTCATCTATCAACTCTTCAATTAAAAGAAttgaaaatttatctttaatggTTTACCTCATTTAATCTTCGATAATCAATGCATAATCTCTAACTTTGATCCTTCTTCTTGACAAGTACCATCAGGAAGAAAACAGACTATAACTTTTTCTAATCACTTTGTCTCTAACATTTCATTGATCATGCATTCCATTTCGTCTTTTTGAAGAGTATGATATTTGTAAGGTCTCAAGCTGACGATCTGCGTTCCTTCCTTCAAACAAATTCGGTGATCATAGCTTCTATTAGGAGAAAGACCGGTTGGCTCTTGGACAAATCGCTAAACTCATAAAGCAGATCCTTTATCTAGTTCTCTATATCCGTCTCGGGTAAAAAACCAGAAATGAAAATAGTTATATATCATTATCTTCTTGACTTTTGATACTTAGCATAGCCACTTTTGCTCCTTTTCTGATTGTAGAGTTCAAGGTTTTGTCCTCTAGCATTTCCATTTTTTCTTGATAGTATGACCTTATAAATTCACCATTCTtcatgattgttgaaataacaTTATAACCCATTAAAATTCCAGTTTAAGTTACTAAAAGTAGACAGCCATTCGATTCCCaaaatgatatcatattttgGTATGGACATCAATCTTGCATTAACAACAATATCCACACTTTAAGAAGACCATTTCAGACCCCGACATTCACtgctatttattaattaatgtatgtTCACATAGCCTCCGATAATGATCCCGGTTTTTGAAATTGATTAGATTATCAATTTGCTCTTTTAATCCGTTTAAATAGCTTTTAATTGAGTATTATCCGTAAGATGTGGTAACTTGTAGATGACATTCAAGTATTTCTTATCAAATTCCTTAACCGATGTTACTACTTAAGATATTTTCATTTGTCTAACGGATCATCAAATTCACTCGGGCCAAACTCTTTTAGTACCAATGTTTTTAACTCCTGTCAAGTCATAGCTCTTCCCGATAATTTGTGTTGTAGATGTGAACTGAACCAACATTGGGCTCTCCCTTTTAAGTGTGTACACGCATATTCTAGTTTGATTCTTCCAATGTGTGATCCGTCTAAAAGAACATCTCCACTTCATATATCTAGTCATCTATCTCTTCACCATTAAATTTCGGAAAATCCATTTTTGACAGTCTTGTCGGTGGTTGATACATATAATCACGTGGTTCCCTTTCTTCAGAATGTTCACTCTGATGTCTTCTTTCCTCACCACATCTGCGACCAGGTTGGCGTTCACCTCCGTAGTCACCTCTACTTTCACCTCTCGGTTCTGAATTATTGCTACCGGGCGCTAGAGTTAGCCGTCTAAGTGTATCGTTCATTGAAGTCATCATCGTCTCCATTCGATCGAAACGAATTTCTTGCACTTGTAAGCATTCGTCCTAAGCATGACTACGGTTACGAATCTCATTCAATTCTCTTTTGATTCGCATTTCCACCATAATGCCAAGAAGGTTGATCTGATACCaatgataatgataattataCTTAAACACTATGTAGTCTAGGTTAGACAATACTTTAGTAACTACAGAGTAGATGAAGGTTTAAATTAGTAGAGAATGAGAATAACTGCAGGACCTGCAATTAATAGGAAGATGAGACTGAATTAGAAGAGAAATTAAAGTATGCGTAAAGAGATAATCAAGATTACCTGAAGAGTTTTCAAATGATCAGTAGTCGTTTTCATTCCTGTTTAGCAGGTATTTAAGAGCCCCTGCCTTCAGAATGATTTCACCCTTCTACAGTACAATCTAACTACGCCAGTTGTTTCTGCCCATTCTGTTATAACTGATGCAGtttaatcaattgatatcaaAACTGTCATTTGCTGTGTAACAACTTATTCCAAATCCAAAAAACATATTGTTTGCACAGATTATTAAAAACGAAATTACCGAACATACGAAATTACCAAACATGCCAACTTCTTAACAATCCATCGACTTATTAAGGATtagaaaacctaaccctaaaatgCTATCATAACACTTTATTTCAAACTTCacaattttgttaaatttatacCATTAGGACggtttcaaaaatcaaaccccTATATTCgttaaaattcaataattaaattagtgacattgatttatttatttatttataaatggtGCGTAAATAACAAATTAACGACGTTTGAAATCGTTATAACAAAATTTCGTTTTCGTTTTTCTGTaactttaacattaaaaagttttaaattgtGTGATTTGATAAGGaatgaaaaaatggattttttatcattattttccacaagaattaaaatttggaatgtaacatttaaataaattaaacttcattattattttaatcacaaaaatacttttcaaataatctcaaattaattttaccaCTTTTAATCCAAAACTGATTCGTAAACAAAGAGGCGCATTGGACTCAGCTGACTTCCTATCAATATTCAGAGTTTGAAAACGGAATTCACCGGAGTTCCGCCGGCAGACTCTGTTACTAAAAGAAGCGTATACTATCTTGTAACAGTAAAGCGTCAATCTTTGATCGCCAATTTGTATTCTTCTCGATCTGATGGTTGTTGTCGAGGCCTGCAAGATTGGCCTCTCCCAATCCCCTTCTCTTTCCCTTCTTCAGGTCTCTTCCATGATCGTCGATCCCTACTCCTCCTCTCTTGCTCTTATGCACCCAGATTCCACATTTTCCCTCTACCCATCTCTCTCCCCTTTTTCTTTAACTTCCCCTTCTCTTCCTCCTCCACAAACCCTAATCCGCTACCATTCCGCCGCCGCTTTTGTCCGACTCCAGAGTTCTAACCCTAATTCTACTCCCCGCTCAGTCTTCGTCGCCTCCGGACCACACCGTGGCGGCGCCTCTGTGCACTTGAATTTCTGGATCCTCCGGGGTTCTCAATCATTCATCAGAACTAACATAATTTGCAATCAGAAGGGACTTGAATTTGAAGGTAGTAAAACTGGGGTTGTTTTCAATGTGAATCATGGAGTTTCTATCAAGCTTGTTGGGTCGATTAATGTTTTCGCGATGTACTCGGTTTCAAATGCGAAAATTTGGATATTTGCTTTGAAGTTTGTGGGAGgtaacgatgatgatgatgatgatgatgccgtGACTCTGAAGCTGATGAAGTGTGCTGTCGTCGACTGTAGCATGCCTGTTTTTACAATTAATATCTCTTTCGGATTCCTAATCTTAGGGGAAGAAAATGGGGTCAGAGTTTTAAATTTGAGGCAGCTTGTTGAAGGTGGAGGTAGGAAACAACAATCACAGCAGAGGAAAATATACAATGCTGGATTGTCTTTACCAAATGGGTTGAGGCTTGGAAGTTCAGTGAATCAATCAAAACCTCTGTCCTCCAATGGTTATCTTGAAGGAAAGGTTGAAAAAGGGGGTGAACATGGTAAGTGTTGCTTCCTCAAGTTCAATTTTGTTCGAAAAAGATTATGCTATTAAATGCTTAGTATCCTGAACATGTTACTGTAACCTCATTTAGACTACTACTTATGCAATTTTCCTACTTATGATTCTTGGTATGTGCTTAGATTTTTTGTCATCAATTGTTGAGTTTTTTCATTAATAGGTGTAGATTAATTGATAAGTTATTACAGCTCTGCTGGTTGATTCTATATGTTTATGGGATGACGTTTTGTTTCAATTTTGTGCTTGTACTTGGTAAAAAACAACATTGCCTTCCAACTATTCCAATTTAGGTGCAGGTTGGCCCTTGTCTCGTTTTTGTTGACCTTTTCTGTCGGAACATATGTCAAAATCTATTATGTGGCATTTCCTGGCATGTTATGGGAGCCACGTTGgactattattatatttatttaaagctATTACTCTTCCCTCTTCACCGATGGATAAAATAGATGTCAAATGGAGGATTGTCAATGAGATTCTCTGTTGTTCCATCTTGAGTGCGGACATAGAGGGAGAGAATAGAAGAGTTGATGTCTTTAGAAGATTAAGCTAGTCTGTCTTCCATTTGGAATAGTTGGAGGGCAATGTTGCTCTTCAATAAGTGTAAGAGAAAGTTTTCTTTAACTGAAATAGTTCGACTGATATGCTTTTTTACATCAATATTTCTTTCTACTAGTTAGGTTTTCTTGGATTTATCCTGTAGCTGAATGATGTGGAGGACAGATAGAGTAGATGAGATTTTGTGATAGATTGGGAAAAGCATAATGCAAGGCTAAGTTTGCCTTACAACTTCTGGGAAttagaaatagaaatagaagGTGACAGGTAGCTTGGATTTGTTACGTCCTCCATGTGACGTGAAAAAGAGGCATTGCTTGGAGGCTAGCAGAACTCGGGTTTTCATGGTTTCAACTAAGAAAGTTATATAATTGACCAGATAATGTTCCCTGTTTAAGGGGATTCATtcagagcttgtttgatcttgagttatttgaaaaaaaaaacttgtttgatgaaaaagtggggttttttggaattatttgagttaaataacttaaattgcTAAAATGTccttttagtttttaaaatttaaatttgataaaaataaagtaaggctgttttagtattttgattgaaGAATTAAGTGATTTAGTGTTTGAAAAGATGGGTGATGtgataaagtttttttttttttataaaataacatcACACATCAAACGGGCTCTCAGATTCAGGGAAACTATTATTTTGAGTTCACTAactttttgtataatttttcatttgaaaGAAGGTCAACTTTTATAGCATTAAAAAGAGTTGTGAACACAAAGTGCGGTCACTTTGAACATATAAATTGAACCAAAAAGGAAGGAAAAATagatacaagagattagaataagattaaataaaaaaagaaaaattccATCCGATTGAGCCGAATTAATTGAGCCGAATGTGAGGAGAAAGAAGCCCTCGATCATCTCTTTCCCTACATGCTTTCCACAAAATGTCCTTCTGTATGTATCATCTTGTGACAAGATGCTTAATGTTCTTGTAAAAGATAGATTGTGTTTCCTTTTTGGGGTAGTTATTATTGTTCCATTTAAGTCAACTTCAATGAAACATCTCCTTATATAGGTATATATTGCAGAATGGTCTGTTCTAATCTTGATGATGATTTGTTAGAGTGGAAAGTATTAAATCTGTTAAATTAAATGGGTGATTCATTATATGACAAAATCCTTCTCttaaatcaatttgaatttCTCTTACTGGTTTTATCTGTTACTGTCTTTAGCATCTCATAGTACATTCTAACTTGCAGTAAAACCTAAGATGGTGAAGCTTAGACAAGAGTCCAGTGAAGCGTACATTTCGTTTGTGGAGCTTAAGAGCAAGGAAGTGGAAAGCAATGGTAGTCTCAAGAAAACAGTGACTTCATCAGCTAAAGCAATTTCTATACAGACACTATCCTCAAATAAGTTTCTTGTACTCGACTCTACTGGAGATTTACATATGTTATGCCTTCCTAAATCAGCTCATGGATCTAAACTTTCTTGTTATGTGAAGCCCATATCCTATaacattaaagttaaaaaaatggcCGTTCTTCCAGATGTTACTAAAGGTATGTTCCTCCATTGCTTTGATAATCCACTCGTCTAAATATTtgtggattttttaaaatatattttcttttcatgtTTTATTTGGATTGTTGTCTAGCATTTACTAAGGCTTTTTATATAATGACATAGAcaattctttaatttaaattgtagTGTGTACAAAACAGATTCTATAGATGACtcaggccttgtttgatgtgggttatgtgagatttatttcaaataacccactatccGATCAACAATCTATCCATCAATcgcatcattcaaatcattgactaaaataccctctatttaaaaaaaatatctgcATCAATCGCATAATCAATTAACTttccattatatatttatactctaatgTCTTTTTACCCAGATACATGATTTTCAATAACCTATATCAATCAAGGATATTTGAAAATAGCCAcctgattattcaaataaatcgaGATCAAGGTCTTATACATATTTGAGGATGTTGTGTCATTTCAATTGCATGCCGATGCAGTTGCCAAAACTGTCATGTTTGCTTGAATAAGCTTTATGTTTTAATGGCCAATACGAAAATAGCGTCAACTATAGTTATCTGTatgttttattgttttgtttgcTTGAGTAAGCTTTATGTCTAAACAAATCATTTATCATGATCCTTCTATCTTGCAGGAACACGTGTCGTTTGGGTTTCAGACGGACACTATACCTTGCACAGGGTTGAGGTTGGTAGTGATCCTTCTGATAATGAAAGtgaagaaaaggaagaaaataaGGATGAGGAAGGGGAAcaggaagatgaagatgaagaggaggaggaggtggtTCAAGTATCAGGTTTTTATGTACTTCAAATTATGGGTTTCCTTCATTCTATATTATACAATCAACATATTCTGACACTTTAATTGATTTTCATTAGTTCATGAATTAGCTTAGTGCAGAGTTGATGCTCATCTTCCTTCTTTGTTCTGCTTTTTCACTTAGTCTGTTTCATTTAgatgaaattggaattagaattgggGTGGGGTCCAATTGCAaatctttgtttgtttgatgacttaaaatatttagaattggAGTTATTATTCCAATAGAATTGAAAGtacaaaattcttaaatttcaaTTCCATCATTTTCACTTTGGAATTGCAATCCCATGATTTCTCCAAACATAATAGTTGTTAATTCAATTCCAGTTCTTATAGaatagaaattataattataactcCAATTCTAATTATACACCTCCAAACAGAGCCTTAAGGAAACCACTTATGCTCATGTTTGAAGACTGTAAATGCTTGTTGGCATTGAGTCATCCACTTCTGATTGGCTAGAATGTTAAGAATGTACTTGGCCAAAATGCTAGATCATAAAGATTATCCAAACTGCCTTTCCTGAACCAACAATCTGTTTATATCTTTATGTAAGTGATCTAAGTTATGTATGGAAGTTTTGAGGAAACATATCCTTGGATACTGTTACCTATGTCATTATGCTGTTTCCAAATTACAACAATGTATTTCAGTTCTTTATGTTTGTAATTTGAGAACCTCTAGTTTTCTCCCAATTTGTTTagttcttaaaataaaaaaattaaaactattctAGAAATTACTTAATTTGGTATGCATCTGTTTGGCAGCTAGTCAAGTGATTTTCAACAGTGAAGGGATTCAGGACATTGTTCCTTTTACCACCAGCTCGATATTGGTTCTTGGACAGGGTAAATTACAGTTATTTTATGCCGTggaaaccatgggcggtttattattattattattattattatagctTTTATTTGTCCGAAGAaactatttttttgaaaaaggtcaactttcattaaaaagaaaacGCAAGATGTATTTATTGAATTATAGATGGGTGGTAgaagagaaacaaaaacaaaagaacaaaAGGAGAAGAAGGCTAAATACCAATAAGATCAAAAAATTCTCAACCCGTACAAAATCTCCTTTTTCGAATAGAAGTAAATGCGTGGAGCATAAAATCTTTGATTCTTTCAACTCCAAAACTTTTCTCTTGGAATGTTCTTCTATTAATTTCTTTCCAAATTGTCCACCACATTATGAGGGGTATAGGCTTCCAATCATCATTATTGTTTGCTTCCCACCTAATCCATTTTTCCCATAAGTCAGCGATGGTAAGCGGCACCTCCCAATGAAAGTTGAGAATGTTTTACATGTCTCTGGCAAGGTCGCAATGGAGAAGAATGTGATCTATAATTTCCTCGTTCTTCTTACATAGACAACACCTACGGGCTAAATGCATCTCCTTTCTTTTAATTTTGACGGTAGTTACAACTCCCCCATGAATTGCTTCCCACGCAGAAAAAGAAATTTTAGAAGGGACTTTGGATTTCCACACTTCCTTCCAAGGGAAACGAGTTGGCTCCCCTTGGATATTCGCATGGTAGATAACACTAGTCTTAAAATCCGGGGAGCCAGACAGAATGAAACTATCATCATACTCCAGTTGAAAAGGGTCTCCACTAAGCTGGCAAATCTGTCATCTTCAGCGAGCGAAAGGAGGCGATGCGATCTGATTCTCCATTCAGTGATGCCAAATTTAAGTCTATAGAAGTCAACCACTCTAGCTTTCTTTTTATTAGAGATCTCGTATAAGTCCCGAAAGGATTCGACCAATTTCCCTAGGATGCCACGTGTCATTTCAGAAATCATTTTTTTCCCCGAGAAGGAGATGGAGGGTAAAGGGTCTTCCCGTCCTTGTAATGTGCCCCCAGATGTTACTACTCTTGTGTGATCATCTGAAAGAGGCATTCATTTATTATCGTGAAGTCCATACTTGATAATGTCGACATTTTTCTAAAGACTatcattctcatttttaaaCCTCCACCACCACTTGCAAAGGAGAGAAGTGTTAAAAAGAGAGATGTCTTTGATTCCTAGTCCACTTTGAGAGATGCTAAGTTTTGTAATGTCCAACCTAAACCTAACCAGATGAGTGGCGTACATTTAGTGTACAATATCTCAAATTCTGTTGAAAACACTTCTAGTCcgaatataatacaaaataaaaaaaaatagacgtGTTGTTTTTCTTTAACGGGTAAGAAGCAGGTTTGGACCCTATGTTGGAActaaatctcaaataactatagcctatttggaaacacttttgttTCTGGATCCGGATGAGAAATAAATTTCTGAAATCTGTGTCGAACTAAATTCAGTTCCAGAATTTGATCCAAGATCGACATCCGGTAATCTGACAGAAAttaaaagtgtttccaaataaaattattcctgTCGAaatacactttttttttgtttttttgcaaATGGTCCGAGTGTGAAGACTCTAAACCATGACCTTGTATATAAGTTCCTCCACTCTACCCTGTCCAAAATGCAGTTTgctattaaaatttgaattactgaacaaaattatttaatatctttGACTTTACTGATTACTTTCTGCAATTCTTAGAAACAAAATTTCCTCTATGATTTCTGGGTGTTATGCTATGGCCTTATCATAGTACTCTTGCTGAATCAGTAACCATTTGGCAACAAGGAAAAATATTCTCTACAAGCAGTTACTAAACAAGCTATCTTATTCTTCCTTCCCTTCATGATTCTTACTGCTGTATAACTTCTCTGCAGGAAATATATTCGCATATGCAATTAACTAATGGCATCTCATGATTCTCTATTACGGGTAATTACTCGTCTCAATTCtgtttattttgttatgatttATCTATAAATGGAGAATGGTTTATCAATGTTGAATCATGccttctttttttcttccttttggTTTCAGTTTTGGAGTCATTTGGTCTGTCAATCCCCGGATTCTGTTTACTGGTTTCATTTGTTCTTGAGCTTCATTTGTCTTATCAAAGTGCAGTTTTGAGTATGCTACTGTCCTTGAAGGTACTCGGTATTAAATATTCTTTCAATATCTTGTTTCTTTCTAAATTTCAATGCCAAGTAGATATGGGAGATAAACCAGAAGCTAGACACTTTAtagaaacaaacaataatatcGCTTTAATTCTTGCTAAGGCAGAAACGGAGTCTAAATGAGGATCAGTTGGATGCTCTCTTGATGAACTTTGAGAACCTGAGCATCATGGAATCTTTTTCAACTATTCAAGCCACGATTGTTCCTCAGCCTGTTTCATTGGACCCGCCTGGTTATGCCTGAAGACACTAAACTAAATTAACTTACTGGGCAACCAGTTCAGTACAGATTTGGTGTGGGGCTTTATGCTTCCTTGTTGTTGGGTGACAGAATACAGAGTTATTACGATGGCTTGCATGAAGTCACGAGGTAGCTTTTTGTAAAAACATGTGATTGGAtggatatttatttgatttttataactttgatagttgtttgtttatgtggaCATGCGATATTTCTTACTGTTTTTTAGACCTTTAAATATTGGAATCTTTATGTTTTAAGACATTTGAATGGTGATAATTTCTTTTGTACAAGAGACATGAATCTAATACACACTCTAAGCATTTTACTAACTTGTGTATAGATGAAACTTTGTTTGCttgcgttctcaaaaaaaaaaaaactttgtttgCTTGATCAATCATACCTTATAAGTTCATATATTTCCttggattttgtttttctcGCAAGTATCTCAGACGATTTAGATGGCCCATAAGGGGTGGGGGTAGTGTCTTCTTCAGATATACTGTTGAAAcatttttgagaaaattttagaaaCTATCACGCATACTGATCAAAAACTTTCTACAGATATCCTGCAAGAAATGTCATGCTTCACAAAAACCTAAGACAAGGCATactatttacatatatttaaattttatttttgcaatGACTATGTTAattatctttaataaaatttcaatttggattaaaaacaatttattttttatattcctGTTACATTGACAATATTTGTtccaaaacaatttattttttatattcctGTTACATTGACAATATTTGTTGATGAAatctttttgttattttgttaaatttattagaaaacaacataatgtcattaaataaaaagactcgaaaatagtaaaattttacaAGAGTTTAGGAGAACTAACCAGAAGCTTAGAGCGCATTGAAATCAGAAGTAATGTTTATTTTCTCATATGTAAATGTAATGCTCCATCTTTGATAAATCAACCATTCTTTTTTATAAGTGGAAATTCGCCTTCACGTTCGAATGAGTGagttttcttcaaaaataatttcattccaAACAAATTTCACATTATTTTGAACTCTTGAAAATGTTTTGCGTTTCTCTTCatccaaatatgataaacaatatTTGTAATTAAGCACTTAAAGACATTTGAACTAAAGTCATTACCTTTTATCTTGATAATTGTCATTTCCTTGATATCAGTATATTCTTTTGGAAAACTAAGGAGACTCATTGATGTGGAGAATTTACCCTAAAACAATGAGGCAAATGGGCAGGGAGATGGTCAATGATCCCCTCATTTCCTATACAAAGAAGACAACTGAGATTCGGGgtattcatatacttcttaattcGATCACGCGTGTTAAGTCTTTCACGGAACGTCAACCACAAAATGAATTGGTGTATAAGaataattttcttgaatcaCACTAAATGGGACCAATGTAACCACCTCTCCTCTATCGCGAATAATATTTTATGCTAATCTCGAGTCAAATTTACCTTTATTTTCAACACTCCAAACTCGAGAATCCTCACAATCATTAAAGTGATAGGAAGAAAGAGTACTGAGGATTCTCGTACCTTCTGGAATTCCCCTCAGAAGATTATTTCATTCTCTGTTTTTGACTTATTGGACATTATCCAATTGACATTTCCgtcttatttgaataataaagaAGACACTATTATGAATAATAGGGTGATCCTCGAACCAGGGGTCATGCGAAAAAACCCAAAACAAAGTTCCGTTTTCATTCCCAATCTGAAGTTTGATAATCTTATCAGCACTATCTttgattttcacaatttttttatggGACCATGTCATTTCCATCTTGATCTTGCATGTTCAGATGTTGATTTTATTTCTAATGAACTTCAAATAAACTCATCTGACTCATAGCGAGTCTTGTTTTTTCTTCAATACCCAAAAATACCGATAGGTGAAAGTTTTATTCCAAATAACGCAGTGTTTAATTTCAATTCTGCCTTCTTCTTTCGGCTTACAAACATCAAGACATTTAACATTTTTGCCTCTGCGCCCTTGAGTCCCCAGATGAAGTTCCTCATCAATTGATCAAGctcttttaaaacttttttagGAGGACCATTTGTTGCGCCAGTAGCAACGCTCATGATTAATAGTATCCCATTCCACCTTTTTGTCATCTTACTTAAAAATACTATTGGTTTATTTTATCATCTAAACCTAATTATGGAATAAAGAAATTTAAAGATAACTACAAATAAAAGGACTATATATAAATGTCAACAAGCGGGGATAGCTCAGTTGGGAGAGCGTCAGACTGAAGATCTGAAGGTCAGGTGTTCGATCCACCTTCACcgcattattttttttatcacacaATTTTTTTAAGCATGTCGAATTTCTTTATGTGGAATTATTAGTTTTCAAACAAGCGGGGATAACTCAATTGAGAGAGCGTCATACTGAAGATCTGAAGGTTATGTGTTAGATCCACCTTCAccgcattattatttttatctaccCTTTCCTGGGAGTCGTAATGGTTGGTGAATTAGTCGAATTTGAAGAGGAGTACTATAGGCATTGCTCTAAATTACACAATTTTTTTAAGTGCGTCAGAAAATTTTGTGCAGAATTATAAGTTCTTAAAACATTAGTACCAATATTTTGAGATCTTCA
It encodes the following:
- the LOC124926821 gene encoding uncharacterized protein LOC124926821, with product MVVVEACKIGLSQSPSLSLLQVSSMIVDPYSSSLALMHPDSTFSLYPSLSPFSLTSPSLPPPQTLIRYHSAAAFVRLQSSNPNSTPRSVFVASGPHRGGASVHLNFWILRGSQSFIRTNIICNQKGLEFEGSKTGVVFNVNHGVSIKLVGSINVFAMYSVSNAKIWIFALKFVGGNDDDDDDDAVTLKLMKCAVVDCSMPVFTINISFGFLILGEENGVRVLNLRQLVEGGGRKQQSQQRKIYNAGLSLPNGLRLGSSVNQSKPLSSNGYLEGKVEKGGEHVKPKMVKLRQESSEAYISFVELKSKEVESNGSLKKTVTSSAKAISIQTLSSNKFLVLDSTGDLHMLCLPKSAHGSKLSCYVKPISYNIKVKKMAVLPDVTKGTRVVWVSDGHYTLHRVEVGSDPSDNESEEKEENKDEEGEQEDEDEEEEEVVQVSASQVIFNSEGIQDIVPFTTSSILVLGQGNIFAYAIN